Proteins from a single region of Lelliottia sp. JS-SCA-14:
- the lolE gene encoding lipoprotein-releasing ABC transporter permease subunit LolE — protein sequence MASSLSLLIGMRFSRGRRRGGMVSLISVISTVGIALGVAVLIVGLSAMNGFERELNNRILAVVPHGEIEAVSQPWTNWKEALTHVEKVPGIAAAAPYINFTGLVESGANLRAIQVKGVNPQQEARLSALPQFVQNNAWANFKAGEQQIIIGKGVADALKVKQGDWVSIMIPNASADHKLQQPKRVRLHVTGILQLSGQLDHSFAMVPLDDARQYLDMGDSVTGIAIKVNDVFNANKLVRDAGGVTNSYVYIKSWIGTYGYMYRDIQMIRAIMYLAMVLVIGVACFNIVSTLVMAVKDKSSDIAVLRTLGAKDGLIRAIFVWYGLLAGLFGSLCGVVIGVVVSLQLTPIINGIEKLIGHQFLSGDIYFIDFLPSELHWLDVIYVLITALLLSLLASWYPARRASRIDPARVLSGQ from the coding sequence ATGGCTTCATCGTTATCCTTACTGATCGGTATGCGCTTTAGCCGTGGCCGCCGTCGCGGCGGCATGGTGTCGCTGATTTCGGTGATCTCCACCGTCGGTATCGCGCTGGGCGTAGCGGTGCTGATTGTCGGCCTGAGCGCGATGAACGGCTTCGAGCGTGAGCTGAATAACCGCATTCTGGCAGTGGTTCCGCATGGCGAAATCGAAGCGGTGAGTCAGCCGTGGACCAACTGGAAAGAGGCGCTCACCCACGTCGAGAAAGTGCCGGGCATTGCCGCCGCCGCGCCGTACATTAACTTTACCGGGCTGGTGGAGAGCGGTGCCAATCTGCGCGCCATCCAGGTGAAAGGCGTCAATCCGCAGCAGGAAGCACGTTTGAGCGCGCTGCCACAGTTTGTGCAGAACAACGCGTGGGCGAACTTTAAAGCCGGTGAGCAGCAGATTATTATCGGCAAAGGTGTCGCCGATGCGCTGAAGGTGAAGCAGGGCGACTGGGTATCCATCATGATCCCCAACGCCAGCGCCGATCATAAGCTCCAGCAGCCGAAGCGCGTGCGTCTGCACGTGACCGGTATTTTGCAGCTGAGCGGTCAGCTCGATCACAGCTTTGCGATGGTCCCGCTGGACGATGCGCGCCAGTACCTGGATATGGGCGACAGCGTCACGGGCATTGCCATCAAGGTGAACGACGTCTTTAACGCCAACAAACTGGTGCGTGACGCGGGCGGTGTGACCAACAGCTACGTCTACATCAAAAGCTGGATCGGCACCTACGGCTATATGTACCGCGATATCCAGATGATCCGCGCCATTATGTATCTGGCGATGGTGCTGGTGATCGGCGTGGCCTGTTTTAACATCGTCTCGACGCTGGTGATGGCCGTCAAAGACAAGAGCAGCGACATTGCCGTGCTGCGCACCCTGGGCGCGAAAGACGGTCTTATTCGCGCCATCTTCGTCTGGTACGGTCTGCTGGCGGGGCTGTTCGGCAGCCTGTGCGGCGTGGTGATTGGTGTGGTGGTTTCCCTGCAGCTGACGCCGATTATCAACGGAATTGAAAAGCTGATTGGGCATCAATTCCTGTCGGGTGATATCTATTTTATTGACTTCCTGCCGTCTGAATTGCACTGGCTGGACGTTATTTATGTGCTGATTACAGCACTTTTACTGAGTCTGCTGGCAAGCTGGTATCCGGCGCGTCGCGCAAGCCGAATTGATCCGGCGAGGGTACTAAGTGGCCAGTAA
- the lolD gene encoding lipoprotein-releasing ABC transporter ATP-binding protein LolD: MNKILLQCDNLSKRYQEGTVQTDVLHEVSFSVGEGEMMAIVGSSGSGKSTLLHLLGGLDTPTSGDVIFSGQPMSKMSSTAKADLRNQSLGFIYQFHHLLPDFTALENVAMPLLIGKKKPAEINTRASDMLKAVGLGHRANHRPSELSGGERQRVAIARALVNNPRLVLADEPTGNLDARNADSIFELLGELNASQGTAFLVVTHDLQLARRMSRQLEMRDGRLTAELTLMGAE; the protein is encoded by the coding sequence ATGAATAAGATCCTGTTGCAATGCGACAACCTGTCCAAACGCTATCAGGAAGGCACCGTGCAGACCGATGTCCTGCATGAGGTCAGTTTCAGCGTGGGCGAAGGCGAAATGATGGCGATTGTCGGCAGCTCCGGCTCGGGCAAAAGTACCTTGCTGCATCTGCTGGGCGGGCTGGATACGCCAACTTCCGGGGATGTGATTTTCTCCGGCCAGCCGATGAGCAAAATGTCGTCGACCGCGAAAGCGGATCTGCGCAACCAGTCGCTGGGCTTTATCTATCAGTTCCACCATCTGCTGCCCGATTTCACCGCGCTGGAAAACGTCGCCATGCCGCTGCTGATCGGCAAAAAGAAACCGGCAGAGATCAACACCCGCGCGAGCGATATGCTGAAAGCCGTTGGGCTCGGTCATCGCGCGAATCATCGCCCGTCGGAACTCTCCGGCGGCGAACGTCAGCGCGTAGCGATTGCCCGCGCGCTGGTGAACAACCCGCGTCTGGTGCTGGCCGATGAACCGACCGGTAACCTCGATGCGCGCAACGCAGACAGTATTTTTGAGCTGCTCGGTGAACTCAACGCCTCTCAGGGAACCGCGTTCCTGGTGGTGACCCACGATCTGCAGCTGGCGCGTCGTATGAGCCGTCAGCTGGAGATGCGCGACGGTCGTCTGACGGCGGAACTGACCCTGATGGGAGCCGAGTAA
- the potD gene encoding spermidine/putrescine ABC transporter substrate-binding protein PotD yields MKKWSRHLLAAGALAIGIGAAHADGSKTLYFYNWTEYVPPGLLEQFTKETGIKVIYSTYESNETMYAKLKTYKDGAYDLVVPSTYFVDKMRKEGMIQKIDKTKLTNFSNLDPEMLNKPFDPNNDYSIPYIWGATAIGVNSDEIDPKTVTSWADLWKPEYKGSLLLTDDAREVFQMALRKLGYSGNTTDPKEIEAAYNELKKLMPNVAAFNSDNPANPYMEGEVNLGMVWNGSAYVARQAGTPLQVVWPKEGGIFWMDSLSIPSNAKNVDGAMKLINFLLRPEVAKQVAETIGYPTPNLAARKLLSPEVANDKSLYPDAETVKKGEWQNDVGDASRIYEDYYQKLKAGR; encoded by the coding sequence ATGAAAAAATGGTCACGCCACCTGCTCGCGGCAGGCGCTCTCGCAATCGGCATAGGCGCTGCGCACGCCGACGGCAGTAAAACGCTCTACTTCTACAACTGGACCGAGTATGTGCCGCCGGGCCTGCTGGAGCAGTTCACCAAAGAGACCGGGATCAAGGTGATCTATTCGACCTACGAGTCGAACGAGACCATGTATGCCAAGCTCAAAACCTACAAAGACGGCGCGTACGATTTGGTGGTGCCATCGACCTACTTTGTCGACAAAATGCGCAAAGAAGGGATGATCCAGAAGATCGACAAAACCAAGCTGACCAATTTCAGCAATCTCGATCCGGAGATGCTGAATAAGCCGTTCGATCCGAACAATGACTACTCCATTCCGTACATCTGGGGCGCGACCGCGATCGGCGTGAACAGCGACGAAATCGATCCAAAAACCGTTACCAGCTGGGCCGATCTGTGGAAGCCGGAGTACAAAGGCAGCCTACTGCTGACCGACGACGCGCGCGAAGTGTTCCAGATGGCGCTGCGTAAATTGGGTTATTCCGGTAACACCACCGATCCGAAAGAGATTGAAGCGGCCTACAACGAGCTGAAAAAGCTGATGCCAAACGTGGCGGCGTTTAACTCCGATAACCCGGCCAACCCGTATATGGAAGGCGAAGTGAATCTGGGGATGGTGTGGAACGGCTCGGCCTACGTGGCGCGTCAGGCGGGTACGCCTCTGCAGGTGGTCTGGCCGAAGGAAGGCGGGATCTTCTGGATGGACAGCCTGTCGATTCCGTCTAACGCCAAAAACGTCGACGGCGCGATGAAGCTGATTAACTTCCTGCTGCGCCCGGAGGTGGCAAAACAAGTGGCGGAAACCATCGGTTATCCCACGCCAAACCTGGCGGCCCGCAAGCTGCTGAGCCCGGAAGTGGCGAACGATAAGTCACTGTATCCGGATGCGGAAACCGTGAAGAAAGGCGAGTGGCAAAACGACGTGGGCGACGCGAGCCGCATTTATGAAGATTATTATCAGAAGTTGAAAGCGGGTCGTTAA
- a CDS encoding acyltransferase family protein, translated as MKQKALWINQIKGLCICLVVIYHSVITFYPHLNGLQHPLSGLLAKCWVYFNLYLAPFRMPVFFFISGYLIRRYIDDVGWRVSVDKRIWSIVWVLALWGVLQWLALSHINAWLAPERELATSSNAAYAGSIGEFMRAMLTASTSLWYLYALIVYFTLCKVLSRWKLPVLVLLALASVAINFLPLPWWGMNSVVRNMIYYSLGAWFGAQLMEWMKGMTMRRTWLPVVAFGAVSVVLWFANVPLLLSLLSILLIMKLFYSIEQRYAVHPNNLLNVVGSNTIAIYTTHRILIELFSLFLIGQLNAGTWPVWAELSLILVYPFISLLVCTLFGLGARKVSSALFGDVFFAPPARLAPAQATR; from the coding sequence ATGAAACAAAAAGCATTATGGATTAATCAGATAAAGGGGCTGTGCATCTGCCTGGTGGTGATTTACCACTCGGTGATCACCTTTTATCCTCACCTGAACGGGCTGCAACACCCGCTATCCGGTCTGCTCGCCAAATGCTGGGTCTACTTTAATCTCTATCTCGCGCCGTTCCGGATGCCGGTGTTTTTCTTTATTTCTGGCTATCTGATCCGCCGCTACATTGACGACGTGGGCTGGCGTGTCAGTGTCGATAAGCGGATCTGGAGCATTGTCTGGGTGCTGGCCCTGTGGGGCGTGTTGCAGTGGCTGGCTCTGAGCCACATTAACGCCTGGCTCGCGCCGGAGCGCGAATTAGCCACTTCCTCTAATGCCGCGTATGCCGGTTCGATCGGCGAGTTTATGCGCGCCATGCTCACCGCCAGCACCAGCCTCTGGTATCTCTACGCCCTGATTGTCTATTTCACCCTGTGCAAAGTGCTCAGCCGCTGGAAACTGCCGGTGCTCGTATTACTGGCCCTCGCAAGCGTGGCGATTAACTTCCTGCCGCTGCCGTGGTGGGGGATGAACAGCGTGGTGCGTAATATGATCTACTACAGCCTCGGGGCCTGGTTCGGTGCGCAGCTGATGGAGTGGATGAAAGGGATGACGATGCGCCGCACCTGGCTGCCGGTTGTGGCATTTGGCGCGGTCTCGGTGGTGCTGTGGTTTGCCAACGTTCCCCTGCTGCTGTCGCTTCTGTCGATACTGCTTATTATGAAACTCTTTTACAGCATCGAGCAGCGCTACGCCGTGCATCCGAACAATCTGCTGAACGTCGTCGGCTCGAACACCATTGCGATTTACACCACTCATCGCATTTTAATCGAACTGTTTAGCCTGTTCCTGATCGGTCAACTCAACGCCGGGACCTGGCCGGTGTGGGCAGAACTGAGCCTGATTCTGGTCTATCCGTTTATCAGTCTGCTGGTGTGTACGCTGTTTGGCCTCGGCGCACGGAAAGTCTCCAGCGCCCTGTTTGGCGACGTGTTCTTTGCGCCTCCCGCCCGTCTCGCCCCGGCTCAGGCCACGCGCTAA
- the mfd gene encoding transcription-repair coupling factor, which produces MPEQYRYSLPNKAGDQRQLGELTGAACATLVAEIAERHAGPVVLVAPDMQNALRLHDEIRQFTDSLVFSLADWETLPYDSFSPHQEIISSRLSTLYQLPSMQRGVLIVPVNTLMQRVCPHSYLHGHALVMKKGQRLSRDALRAQLDSAGYRHVDQVMEHGEYATRGALLDLYPMGSDQPYRLDFFDDEIDSLRVFDPDTQRTLEEVEAINLLPAHEFPTDKTAIELFRSQWRDKFDVKRDAEHIYQQVSKGTLPAGIEYWQPLFFSEPLPALFSYFPAKTLIVNTGDLDASATRFESETRARFENRGVDPMRPLLPPEQLWLRTDELFSELKKWPRVQLKTESLADKAANTNLAFTTLPDLSVQAQQKAPLDNLRKFLEHFTGPVIFSVESEGRREALGELLARIKVSPKRILRLDEAADSGRYLMIGSAEHGFIDTLNNRALICESDLLGERVARRRQDSRRTINPDTLIRNLAELHVGQPIVHLEHGVGRYAGMTTLEAGGITAEYLMITYLGDAKLYVPVSSLHLISRYAGGAEESAPLHKLGSDAWTRARQKAAEKVRDVAAELLDIYAQRAAKSGFAFKHDKEQYQLFCDSFPFETTPDQAQAINAVLSDMCQPLAMDRLVCGDVGFGKTEVAMRATFLAVENNKQVAVLVPTTLLAQQHYDNFRDRFANWPVRIEMLSRFRSAKEQTQILEQASEGKIDILIGTHKLLQSDVKWKDLGLLIVDEEHRFGVRHKERIKAMRADVDILTLTATPIPRTLNMAMSGMRDLSIIATPPARRLAVKTFVREYDSLVVREAILREVLRGGQVYYLYNDVENIQKAADKLAELVPEARIAIGHGQMRERELERVMNDFHHQRFNVLVCTTIIETGIDIPTANTIIIERADHFGLAQLHQLRGRVGRSHHQAYAWLLTPHPKAMTTDAQKRLEAIASLEDLGAGFALATHDLEIRGAGELLGEDQSGSMETIGFSLYMELLENAVDALKEGREPSLEDLTSQQTEVELRMPSLLPDDFIPDVNTRLSFYKRIASAKNEAELEEIKVELIDRFGLLPDAARNLLDIARLRQLAQKLGIRKLEGNEKGGVIEFAEKNHVDPMWLIGLLQKQPQHFRLDGPTRLKFMQELSDRKTRMEWVRNFMRQLEENAAA; this is translated from the coding sequence ATGCCTGAACAATACCGTTATTCCCTGCCCAACAAAGCGGGCGACCAGCGCCAGCTAGGCGAACTGACGGGCGCAGCCTGCGCCACGCTGGTGGCAGAGATCGCTGAGCGCCACGCGGGGCCAGTGGTGCTCGTTGCCCCCGATATGCAAAACGCGCTCCGTCTGCACGACGAGATCCGCCAGTTTACCGACAGCCTGGTGTTTAGCCTGGCTGACTGGGAAACGCTGCCGTACGACAGTTTTTCCCCGCATCAGGAGATCATCTCCTCGCGTCTCTCCACGCTTTATCAGCTGCCGTCGATGCAGCGCGGCGTATTGATCGTGCCGGTCAACACTCTGATGCAGCGCGTCTGCCCGCACAGCTACCTGCACGGTCATGCGCTGGTGATGAAAAAAGGCCAGCGCCTGTCGCGCGATGCCCTGCGCGCGCAGCTCGACAGCGCGGGATATCGCCACGTCGATCAGGTAATGGAACATGGGGAGTACGCCACGCGCGGCGCGCTATTAGATCTCTATCCGATGGGCAGCGATCAGCCCTATCGTCTGGATTTCTTTGATGATGAAATCGACAGCCTGCGCGTCTTCGACCCGGACACCCAGCGCACGCTGGAAGAGGTCGAGGCGATAAACCTGCTGCCGGCCCACGAATTCCCGACGGACAAGACCGCCATCGAACTGTTCCGCAGCCAGTGGCGCGATAAGTTCGATGTGAAGCGCGACGCCGAACATATCTATCAGCAGGTGAGCAAAGGCACCCTGCCCGCCGGGATCGAATACTGGCAGCCGCTGTTCTTTAGCGAGCCGCTCCCGGCGCTGTTCAGCTATTTCCCGGCGAAAACGCTGATCGTCAATACCGGCGATCTCGACGCCAGCGCCACCCGTTTTGAAAGTGAAACCCGCGCCCGTTTTGAAAACCGTGGCGTCGATCCCATGCGCCCATTGCTGCCACCTGAGCAGCTGTGGCTGCGCACCGACGAGCTGTTTTCCGAGCTGAAAAAATGGCCGCGCGTGCAGCTCAAAACGGAAAGCCTGGCGGACAAAGCCGCTAACACCAACCTGGCGTTTACCACCCTGCCGGATCTCTCCGTTCAGGCGCAGCAAAAAGCGCCGCTGGATAATCTGCGCAAGTTCCTCGAACACTTCACCGGGCCGGTGATTTTCTCGGTCGAGAGCGAAGGCCGCCGTGAAGCGCTGGGCGAACTGCTGGCGCGCATCAAAGTCTCGCCAAAACGCATTTTGCGTCTCGACGAAGCCGCCGACAGCGGGCGCTATCTGATGATCGGCTCCGCCGAGCACGGTTTTATCGATACCCTGAACAACCGGGCGCTGATTTGCGAAAGCGATCTGCTCGGCGAGCGCGTGGCGCGCCGTCGTCAGGACAGCCGCCGCACCATCAACCCGGACACGCTGATCCGCAACCTGGCCGAGCTGCACGTCGGCCAGCCGATTGTCCATCTGGAGCACGGCGTCGGGCGTTACGCGGGCATGACCACCCTCGAAGCAGGCGGGATCACCGCGGAGTACCTGATGATCACCTATCTCGGTGACGCCAAACTCTACGTGCCGGTCTCCTCTCTGCATCTCATCAGCCGCTACGCCGGTGGCGCCGAAGAGAGTGCCCCACTGCACAAACTCGGCAGCGACGCCTGGACGCGCGCGCGGCAGAAAGCCGCCGAGAAAGTCCGCGATGTGGCCGCTGAGCTTCTGGATATTTACGCCCAGCGCGCGGCGAAATCCGGCTTCGCCTTTAAGCACGACAAAGAGCAGTATCAGCTGTTCTGCGACAGCTTCCCGTTTGAAACCACGCCGGATCAGGCTCAGGCAATTAACGCCGTACTCAGCGATATGTGCCAGCCGCTGGCGATGGACCGTCTGGTGTGCGGCGACGTTGGCTTCGGCAAAACCGAAGTGGCGATGCGCGCGACTTTCCTCGCCGTCGAGAACAACAAACAGGTCGCCGTGCTGGTGCCGACAACCCTGCTGGCCCAGCAGCACTACGACAACTTCCGCGACCGCTTCGCCAACTGGCCGGTGCGCATCGAGATGCTGTCGCGTTTTCGCAGCGCCAAAGAGCAGACGCAAATTCTGGAGCAGGCCAGCGAAGGCAAAATCGACATTCTGATCGGCACCCACAAGCTGCTGCAAAGCGACGTGAAGTGGAAAGATTTGGGCCTGCTGATTGTCGATGAGGAGCACCGCTTCGGCGTGCGCCACAAAGAGCGCATCAAAGCGATGCGCGCGGATGTGGATATCCTGACGCTCACCGCGACGCCGATCCCACGAACCCTGAATATGGCGATGAGCGGGATGCGCGATCTGTCGATCATTGCCACCCCACCGGCCCGTCGTCTGGCGGTAAAAACCTTCGTGCGCGAGTACGACAGCCTGGTGGTGCGCGAGGCGATCCTGCGTGAAGTGCTGCGTGGCGGCCAGGTGTACTACCTCTACAACGACGTGGAAAACATCCAGAAAGCGGCGGATAAACTGGCGGAGCTGGTGCCGGAAGCGCGCATTGCCATCGGCCACGGCCAGATGCGCGAGCGCGAGCTGGAGCGGGTGATGAACGATTTCCACCACCAGCGTTTTAACGTGCTGGTCTGTACCACCATCATCGAAACCGGGATCGACATTCCAACGGCGAACACCATCATCATCGAGCGGGCCGATCACTTCGGTCTGGCGCAGCTTCACCAGCTGCGCGGTCGCGTCGGGCGTTCGCACCACCAGGCCTACGCCTGGCTGCTGACACCGCATCCGAAAGCGATGACTACCGACGCGCAAAAACGTCTGGAAGCGATCGCTTCGCTGGAAGATCTGGGGGCCGGTTTCGCGCTGGCGACGCACGACCTGGAGATCCGCGGCGCGGGCGAGCTGCTCGGAGAAGATCAGAGCGGATCGATGGAGACCATCGGCTTCTCGCTGTACATGGAGCTGCTGGAAAACGCTGTCGACGCCCTGAAAGAGGGGCGCGAGCCGTCGCTGGAAGATCTTACCAGCCAGCAAACGGAAGTGGAGCTGCGCATGCCGTCCCTGCTGCCGGATGATTTTATCCCGGACGTGAACACGCGCCTGTCGTTCTACAAACGCATCGCCAGCGCCAAAAACGAGGCTGAACTCGAGGAGATCAAAGTCGAGCTGATTGACCGCTTTGGTCTACTGCCAGATGCGGCGCGTAACCTGCTGGATATCGCCCGACTGCGCCAGCTGGCGCAGAAGCTGGGTATTCGCAAGCTGGAAGGCAACGAGAAAGGCGGTGTGATTGAGTTCGCGGAGAAAAACCACGTCGACCCGATGTGGCTCATCGGTCTCTTGCAGAAACAGCCGCAGCATTTCCGCCTCGACGGCCCGACGCGCCTGAAATTCATGCAGGAGCTGAGCGATCGCAAAACGCGGATGGAGTGGGTGCGTAACTTTATGCGCCAGCTCGAAGAGAACGCGGCCGCGTAA
- the lolC gene encoding lipoprotein-releasing ABC transporter permease subunit LolC has translation MYQPVALFIGLRYMRGRAADRFGRFVSWLSTIGITLGVMALVTVLSVMNGFERELQNNILGLMPQAVLSSSQGSINPQQLPENAVKLQGVSRIAPLTTGDVVLQSARSVSVGVMLGIDPAQKDPLTPYLVNVKQTDLEAGKYNVILGEQLASQLGVNRGDQLRVMVPSASQFTPMGRLPSQRLFNVIGTFAANSEVDGYQMLVNIQDASRLMRYPLGNISGWRLWLNEPLKVDVLSEQKLPEGTKWTDWRERKGELFQAVRMEKNMMGLLLSLIVAVAAFNIITSLGLMVMEKQGEVAILQTQGLTPRQIMAVFMVQGASAGIIGALLGAVLGALLASQLNNLMPVIGILLDGAALPVAIEPLQVVTIALVAMAIALLSTLYPSWRAAATQPAEALRYE, from the coding sequence ATGTATCAACCTGTCGCACTCTTCATAGGCTTACGCTACATGCGTGGGCGCGCCGCGGACCGCTTCGGTCGCTTTGTCTCCTGGCTTTCCACTATTGGCATTACGCTTGGCGTGATGGCGCTGGTGACGGTTCTGTCCGTGATGAATGGCTTCGAGCGCGAGCTGCAAAACAACATCCTGGGGCTAATGCCTCAGGCGGTTCTCTCTTCTTCTCAGGGGTCGATCAACCCGCAACAGCTGCCGGAAAATGCCGTGAAGTTACAGGGCGTGAGCCGCATTGCGCCGCTGACTACCGGTGATGTGGTGCTGCAAAGCGCGCGCAGCGTGTCGGTCGGGGTGATGCTCGGTATCGATCCGGCGCAAAAAGATCCCCTTACGCCGTATCTGGTTAACGTCAAACAGACCGATCTCGAAGCTGGCAAATACAACGTCATTCTCGGCGAACAACTCGCCAGCCAGCTGGGCGTCAATCGCGGCGATCAGCTGCGCGTGATGGTGCCCTCGGCCAGCCAGTTCACGCCGATGGGGCGCCTGCCGAGTCAGCGTCTGTTCAACGTGATCGGCACCTTCGCCGCCAACAGCGAAGTCGATGGCTATCAGATGCTGGTCAATATTCAGGACGCCTCCCGCCTGATGCGCTATCCGCTGGGGAACATCAGCGGCTGGCGTCTGTGGCTCAACGAGCCGCTGAAAGTGGACGTCCTGAGCGAACAAAAACTGCCTGAAGGCACCAAATGGACCGACTGGCGCGAGCGTAAAGGCGAGCTGTTCCAGGCCGTGCGCATGGAAAAGAACATGATGGGCCTGCTGCTGAGCCTGATCGTCGCCGTGGCCGCGTTTAACATCATCACGTCGCTGGGCCTGATGGTAATGGAGAAGCAGGGCGAAGTGGCGATCCTGCAAACCCAGGGGCTGACGCCGCGCCAAATCATGGCGGTGTTTATGGTTCAGGGGGCGAGCGCCGGGATTATCGGTGCGCTGCTCGGGGCCGTGCTGGGGGCATTGCTTGCCAGCCAGCTGAATAATTTAATGCCGGTTATCGGTATTCTGCTCGACGGTGCCGCGCTGCCGGTGGCGATCGAGCCGCTGCAGGTCGTCACTATTGCGCTGGTCGCAATGGCGATTGCGCTGCTCTCTACGCTTTATCCTTCCTGGCGCGCTGCCGCCACCCAACCCGCTGAGGCTTTACGTTATGAATAA
- the cobB gene encoding Sir2 family NAD+-dependent deacetylase: MLSRRLGRLSRFRKTKRRLRERLRQRIFFRDRVMPEGMEKPRVVVLTGAGISAESGIRTFRATDGLWEEHRVEDVATPEGFARNPQLVQTFYNDRRRQLQSPEIAPNAAHLALAKLEEALGDRFLLVTQNIDNLHERAGNHNIIHMHGELLKVRCAWSGQVLDWTGDITPDDKCHCCQFPSPLRPHVVWFGEMPLGMDEIYSALAMADVFIAIGTSGHVYPAAGFVHEARLHGAHTVELNLEPSQVGSEFEEKQYGLASEVVPDFVEKLLKGL, translated from the coding sequence ATGCTGTCGCGTCGGTTAGGTCGACTGAGCCGTTTTCGCAAAACTAAACGCCGCCTGCGTGAGCGCTTGCGCCAGCGGATCTTTTTCAGAGACAGGGTGATGCCAGAAGGTATGGAAAAGCCAAGAGTGGTGGTGCTGACGGGGGCGGGGATATCAGCAGAGTCCGGAATTCGCACCTTCCGCGCCACTGACGGACTGTGGGAAGAGCACCGCGTGGAAGACGTGGCAACGCCGGAAGGTTTTGCCCGTAATCCTCAGCTGGTGCAGACGTTTTACAACGACCGCCGCCGACAGCTTCAGTCGCCGGAGATTGCGCCCAATGCGGCGCATCTGGCGCTGGCGAAGCTCGAAGAGGCCCTGGGCGACCGCTTTCTGCTGGTGACGCAGAACATCGACAACCTGCACGAGCGCGCCGGGAACCACAACATTATCCATATGCACGGCGAGTTGCTGAAAGTGCGCTGCGCGTGGAGCGGGCAGGTGCTGGACTGGACGGGTGATATCACCCCGGACGATAAGTGTCACTGCTGCCAGTTTCCGTCACCCCTGCGTCCACACGTGGTGTGGTTCGGCGAAATGCCGCTGGGGATGGATGAGATCTACAGTGCGCTGGCGATGGCCGATGTGTTTATCGCGATTGGCACCTCCGGGCATGTCTATCCGGCGGCGGGTTTTGTCCACGAGGCGCGGCTGCATGGGGCGCATACGGTGGAGCTGAATCTGGAGCCGAGCCAGGTCGGCAGCGAGTTTGAAGAGAAACAGTATGGTCTGGCGAGTGAAGTGGTGCCGGATTTTGTCGAGAAGCTGTTGAAGGGATTATAA
- the nagK gene encoding N-acetylglucosamine kinase gives MYYGFDIGGTKIALGVFDEQLKLQWETRVPTPRDSYDEFLNAVAALVTEADTRFGVKGSVGIGIPGMPETDDGTLYAANVPAASGKPLRADLSARLDRDVRLDNDANCFALSEAWDDEFRQYPLVMGLILGTGVGGGIIIDGKPITGRSYITGEFGHIRLPVDALEVVGRDFPLTRCGCGQHGCIENYLSGRGFAWLYEHFYHQKREAPEIITLWEQGDEQAREHVERYLDLLAVCLGNILTIVDPDLLVIGGGLSNFSAITEHLSGRLPRHLLPVARVPRIERARHGDAGGMRGAAFLHLTR, from the coding sequence ATGTATTATGGATTTGATATTGGCGGCACCAAAATTGCGCTCGGCGTCTTTGATGAACAGCTCAAACTGCAGTGGGAAACCCGCGTTCCCACGCCGCGCGACAGCTACGACGAATTTTTAAACGCGGTCGCCGCCCTGGTGACCGAAGCCGATACCCGTTTCGGCGTGAAAGGCTCCGTGGGGATTGGCATTCCGGGGATGCCGGAAACGGACGACGGCACGCTGTACGCGGCCAACGTCCCCGCCGCCAGCGGCAAACCGCTGCGCGCCGATCTCTCTGCACGCCTTGACCGCGACGTGCGCCTCGATAACGATGCCAACTGTTTTGCCCTCTCCGAAGCCTGGGACGACGAGTTCCGTCAATATCCTTTAGTCATGGGGCTGATCCTCGGCACCGGCGTCGGCGGCGGGATCATCATTGACGGCAAGCCGATTACCGGGCGCAGCTACATCACCGGCGAGTTCGGCCATATTCGCCTGCCGGTCGATGCACTCGAGGTGGTCGGACGTGATTTTCCCCTGACGCGCTGCGGCTGCGGACAGCACGGCTGTATTGAGAATTATCTTTCCGGTCGCGGGTTTGCATGGCTTTACGAACACTTCTATCATCAGAAACGTGAGGCCCCGGAAATCATCACCTTGTGGGAGCAGGGCGATGAACAGGCTCGCGAACACGTTGAACGCTATCTTGATCTGCTGGCGGTGTGTCTGGGCAATATTCTGACCATCGTCGATCCCGATTTACTGGTGATCGGTGGCGGGTTATCCAACTTCTCGGCGATCACCGAGCACCTGTCCGGGCGACTGCCCCGACATCTGCTGCCGGTCGCCCGCGTACCGCGTATCGAACGTGCGCGCCATGGGGATGCCGGAGGCATGCGCGGTGCGGCATTCCTTCATCTCACCCGCTAG